The proteins below are encoded in one region of Methanosarcina barkeri 3:
- a CDS encoding UPF0058 family protein, which produces MHKEELIQLHTYMAQMKRYFERHGVTHEFDDYKALSISPVHIHRSKADHKRAIFILGGELATLMSRDDPIFEETPAHVRDSLNSVIKLMGNN; this is translated from the coding sequence ATGCACAAGGAAGAGCTAATACAACTACACACGTATATGGCCCAGATGAAGAGATATTTTGAAAGGCACGGGGTAACACACGAATTCGATGACTACAAGGCTTTATCCATAAGCCCTGTACACATTCACCGGAGCAAGGCGGATCACAAGCGCGCAATTTTCATTTTAGGAGGCGAGCTTGCGACTCTCATGTCCCGGGACGACCCTATCTTTGAGGAAACACCAGCTCACGTGAGGGATTCGCTGAATTCCGTCATCAAGCTCATGGGTAATAACTGA
- the rimI gene encoding ribosomal protein S18-alanine N-acetyltransferase — protein MIRRFAPEDFQEVVEIEGEAFSEHNSLLYMSFYETVGDGFLVAEQHGKVVGYVVGYRSGENEGHVFSVGVKEEHRGRGIGTSLIHAICDIFVANGLRYARLEVRNSNKGAQKLYRSIGFVSCWTEKKYYSDGEDGMVMKMHLHPYRLLISKQKYLESIISDNEFFVTFKDPVSYYP, from the coding sequence ATGATAAGGCGTTTTGCACCTGAGGACTTCCAGGAAGTAGTTGAAATTGAAGGTGAGGCCTTTTCGGAGCACAACTCCCTCTTGTACATGAGTTTTTATGAAACCGTGGGAGATGGTTTCCTTGTAGCGGAGCAGCATGGAAAAGTCGTGGGGTATGTAGTAGGCTACCGTTCTGGAGAAAACGAAGGGCATGTTTTTTCTGTCGGTGTTAAAGAAGAACATCGGGGGAGAGGAATAGGTACATCACTAATTCACGCTATCTGTGATATATTTGTTGCAAACGGACTTCGATACGCAAGGCTCGAAGTAAGAAACAGTAACAAAGGAGCACAAAAATTATATAGGTCCATAGGATTTGTATCCTGCTGGACCGAAAAGAAATACTACTCAGATGGAGAGGACGGGATGGTGATGAAGATGCACCTTCATCCTTATCGCCTCTTAATTTCAAAACAAAAATATCTGGAATCTATAATTTCAGATAACGAATTCTTTGTCACCTTCAAGGACCCTGTCAGTTATTACCCATGA
- the arcS gene encoding archaeosine synthase subunit alpha, with translation MTRYFEIEQRDGAARIGKLLLSPELRTPCILSTAELGKFENPGPVVDAGSFWGVKSDVELETHIKQIREKAGNGTLIILPHQAYPPAIPIESLRKVEKFTALNSENTEDTGPTGSLLRVGGKPEKADLYIMEGAGTMENNARRFLETVIELRNQIPPDTALYAPNLALPENIAMLVYFGIDVLDDTRAEIAAYSDIYLTAAGRFYLDSLTEFPCRCRVCAESTPVEIGKLPKTERAKFLSAHNRNALEAELSLVRERIRAGTLREYIEGQCRVKPWLTALLRLGDFQYSYLEERVPAFRQNQLLADTSEALSRIEVARFAQRIQERYTPPELEILLLFPCAAKKPYSTSQSHQKFILALGKYRKFVHEVILTSPLGIVPRELELTYPAAHYDTAVTGHWDEEEKAWVSGCLEAYLSKHRYRSIVAHVEGAYKEICERAASKLGIEITYTATGNLVSMDALSNLKRTVESICISENFSKKSLNAEEDKKNFVRAIAEYQFGKDASLLFSEEAGKLAVKGRFPKYQLFSGKKQLATLVPQYGMLALSLEGAERMLKSGKYLVTIDDFLPRGSILAPGVTQADPEIRPNDEVIVLGKKALCVGRAVMSGEEMVKSTRGVAVDVRHIKKL, from the coding sequence ATGACACGATACTTTGAGATAGAACAAAGAGACGGAGCAGCAAGGATCGGAAAACTTCTGCTGTCCCCCGAGCTTCGTACGCCCTGCATTTTAAGTACGGCGGAACTCGGAAAGTTTGAAAATCCCGGCCCTGTTGTTGATGCAGGGAGTTTCTGGGGTGTGAAATCCGATGTAGAGCTTGAAACACACATAAAGCAAATCCGTGAAAAAGCAGGAAATGGAACTCTCATAATCCTGCCGCATCAAGCTTACCCACCTGCAATTCCAATCGAATCCCTCCGAAAAGTCGAAAAATTTACTGCCCTTAATAGCGAAAACACCGAAGATACAGGCCCTACAGGCTCTCTCCTGAGAGTAGGAGGAAAGCCTGAGAAAGCCGACCTGTATATAATGGAAGGGGCAGGTACTATGGAAAACAACGCACGAAGATTTCTCGAGACCGTAATAGAGCTTAGAAACCAGATTCCCCCTGATACAGCTCTTTATGCCCCAAACCTCGCACTTCCTGAAAATATAGCTATGCTGGTTTACTTCGGAATCGATGTTCTGGACGATACCAGAGCGGAAATCGCAGCTTATTCTGACATCTACCTGACAGCAGCAGGTAGATTCTATCTCGACTCCCTAACAGAGTTTCCTTGCAGATGCAGGGTATGTGCTGAAAGTACGCCCGTAGAAATTGGGAAGCTTCCAAAAACTGAGAGAGCAAAATTCCTTTCAGCTCATAACAGGAATGCTCTCGAAGCCGAACTCTCCCTTGTGAGAGAGAGGATAAGGGCGGGAACATTGAGAGAATATATTGAAGGCCAGTGCAGGGTTAAGCCCTGGCTAACAGCCCTGTTAAGACTTGGGGATTTCCAGTACTCTTACCTTGAAGAAAGAGTTCCTGCTTTTCGACAAAACCAGTTGCTTGCAGATACCTCAGAGGCCCTATCCCGAATCGAAGTGGCAAGATTTGCACAGCGCATACAGGAAAGGTATACACCTCCAGAGCTTGAGATTCTCCTACTTTTCCCCTGTGCAGCCAAAAAACCTTACTCAACTTCCCAGTCTCATCAAAAGTTTATTCTGGCCCTAGGAAAGTATCGGAAATTTGTCCATGAAGTGATTTTAACCTCACCTCTTGGAATAGTGCCCAGAGAACTGGAATTAACATACCCAGCAGCCCATTATGACACTGCGGTTACAGGTCACTGGGACGAAGAAGAAAAAGCCTGGGTTTCCGGTTGTCTTGAGGCATATCTCTCAAAACACAGGTATAGATCCATAGTTGCCCATGTAGAAGGGGCATACAAAGAAATCTGTGAACGAGCAGCGAGCAAACTTGGGATTGAAATAACCTATACTGCTACAGGAAACCTTGTGTCTATGGATGCGCTTTCAAACCTTAAGAGGACAGTTGAGTCTATATGTATATCTGAAAACTTCAGCAAGAAAAGCCTGAACGCGGAAGAAGACAAGAAGAACTTTGTGAGAGCGATTGCAGAATATCAGTTCGGTAAAGATGCTTCACTTCTTTTCTCTGAAGAGGCAGGAAAGCTTGCAGTTAAAGGTCGCTTTCCCAAGTATCAGCTCTTTTCTGGAAAAAAACAACTTGCAACCCTTGTTCCTCAATACGGAATGCTTGCTCTTTCCCTTGAAGGAGCTGAAAGGATGCTAAAAAGTGGGAAATACCTGGTAACAATTGATGATTTTCTCCCACGCGGTTCCATCCTTGCCCCAGGAGTTACTCAGGCTGATCCGGAAATACGGCCTAATGATGAGGTAATTGTACTTGGCAAAAAAGCTCTCTGTGTAGGGCGAGCTGTGATGAGCGGAGAAGAAATGGTGAAATCCACTAGAGGAGTTGCAGTGGATGTCAGGCATATCAAGAAACTCTGA
- a CDS encoding FAD-binding oxidoreductase has product MDITAELQKIVGGRLSVSPSELYCYSSDASQVKGIPDYVVRPKSTDEVSRIVRLAYENEIPVTARGAGTGLAGGAVPVKGGIVLDMSGMNRILEIDIDNIQVLVEPGIIQDTLNETLKPYGFFFPPNPGSSAMCTIGGMIAYNASGMRCVKYGTTRNYVRDLEVVLADGTVIHTGSKMLKSAAGYDLTQLIVGSEGTLGIVTKARLKIAPLPKTRKLVIASFENAETAGQAVVKTFSHGVIPSACEILDRVSLQVLKRYDPKLVLPSEGDVILFEVDGTENSAREAAEQIMAVCAPLALSIRLAESEKEMADIWAARKLVGAAVSRLDPTKSRIYVGEDVGVPIKQIPELLKRAQEIAEKFNLPAMKYGHIGDGNLHLALFIDVLNKDEWDRLNKAADLVHRTAIELGGTVSSEHGIGAARAEYMKAQWGPALEVMRAIKKVLDPKGILNPGKLGL; this is encoded by the coding sequence ATGGATATAACTGCAGAACTTCAAAAGATCGTTGGTGGACGACTTTCTGTCTCTCCTTCGGAACTTTATTGTTATTCTTCTGACGCATCCCAGGTCAAGGGAATACCTGATTACGTGGTACGCCCGAAAAGCACAGACGAAGTAAGCCGGATTGTCAGGCTTGCCTACGAGAATGAGATCCCTGTGACCGCAAGGGGAGCAGGCACAGGACTTGCAGGTGGTGCAGTCCCTGTTAAAGGTGGCATTGTGCTGGATATGTCTGGCATGAACCGGATTCTTGAAATCGATATTGATAATATTCAGGTCCTGGTAGAACCCGGGATTATTCAGGATACTTTAAACGAAACACTAAAACCGTATGGCTTTTTCTTTCCTCCCAATCCTGGCAGTTCAGCCATGTGCACTATCGGGGGTATGATAGCTTACAATGCAAGCGGAATGCGTTGCGTTAAGTATGGCACTACCAGAAACTATGTTCGCGATCTTGAAGTAGTGCTTGCGGACGGAACAGTTATCCATACCGGTTCAAAGATGCTTAAATCCGCAGCAGGATATGATTTGACCCAGCTTATTGTAGGTTCGGAAGGCACATTAGGCATTGTCACGAAAGCCAGGCTGAAGATTGCCCCTCTCCCGAAAACTCGAAAACTGGTAATTGCTTCCTTTGAGAATGCAGAAACTGCAGGACAGGCAGTTGTAAAAACCTTCTCACACGGGGTTATTCCCTCAGCTTGCGAGATTCTGGACAGAGTTTCCTTGCAGGTTCTCAAACGTTACGACCCGAAACTTGTGCTTCCTTCAGAAGGTGATGTGATTCTTTTTGAGGTTGATGGCACAGAAAACTCGGCACGTGAAGCCGCAGAACAAATAATGGCAGTCTGTGCTCCTCTGGCTCTTTCCATAAGGCTTGCGGAAAGTGAAAAGGAAATGGCAGATATCTGGGCAGCCAGAAAACTCGTAGGAGCTGCGGTTTCGCGCCTGGACCCGACGAAAAGCCGCATCTATGTAGGAGAAGATGTGGGAGTTCCCATAAAGCAAATTCCGGAACTGCTAAAACGAGCGCAGGAAATCGCTGAGAAATTCAACCTGCCTGCTATGAAATACGGGCATATAGGAGACGGAAACCTGCATCTCGCCCTATTCATTGATGTTTTAAATAAAGATGAATGGGATCGCCTGAATAAAGCTGCAGACCTGGTCCACAGGACAGCGATTGAGCTTGGAGGCACAGTTAGCTCCGAACATGGGATAGGTGCAGCCAGGGCTGAATACATGAAAGCTCAATGGGGACCCGCACTTGAGGTAATGCGTGCGATTAAAAAAGTCCTTGACCCGAAAGGTATACTGAATCCGGGTAAACTGGGGTTGTGA
- a CDS encoding (Fe-S)-binding protein, with protein sequence MKNEGKKETEQTKETEKIKITPKKINENDSESEKQPFEVDRRSVYRCVQCGTCRSVCPVFDVVGWESANTRGRMLIIKSLLEGRPPSEDVLSSLASCTTCGICASKCPAGANPPEVVEATRAQLVKCGITTDAQKNLKSAITTYGNSFGETRDRKHWLSETERSKLPEKSDYVYFVGCFDSYRYPEFAKKTFDILQRFGVTLLPDEHCCASPLLRTGFREDAEKVMQHNLEQIRKVGAHTIITSCAGCYTTLKNNYPEELKVISLPEFLAEHLEDLNLKKLDLTVTYHDPCHLGRHNKVYDAPRKVIQSICTLKEMKNTKENARCCGGGGGVRTGYPDISLELARNRLKDVPEGVDYIVTSCPLCVRNLRDAGGNIEVIDIVELVAMAIE encoded by the coding sequence ATGAAAAACGAAGGAAAAAAGGAAACTGAACAGACAAAAGAAACAGAAAAAATTAAAATAACCCCAAAAAAAATAAACGAGAACGATAGTGAAAGCGAAAAGCAGCCCTTTGAGGTTGATCGCAGGTCGGTTTATAGATGCGTACAGTGCGGAACTTGCCGCTCTGTTTGTCCTGTGTTTGACGTAGTAGGCTGGGAATCTGCCAATACACGAGGCAGAATGCTCATCATTAAAAGCCTGCTTGAAGGAAGACCTCCTTCCGAAGATGTCCTCTCAAGCCTTGCTTCCTGTACAACCTGCGGAATCTGCGCCTCCAAATGCCCTGCAGGAGCAAACCCACCTGAGGTTGTGGAAGCTACTCGTGCTCAGCTTGTGAAATGCGGTATCACAACTGACGCCCAGAAAAATTTGAAATCTGCCATTACAACATATGGGAACTCTTTTGGTGAAACAAGGGACCGTAAGCACTGGCTTTCTGAAACAGAACGTTCAAAACTTCCCGAAAAGTCAGATTATGTTTATTTCGTTGGCTGCTTCGATTCCTACCGCTACCCGGAGTTTGCCAAAAAAACCTTTGATATTCTGCAGCGCTTTGGCGTAACTCTTCTGCCTGACGAGCATTGCTGTGCCTCTCCACTCCTGCGTACCGGATTTAGGGAGGATGCAGAAAAGGTTATGCAGCACAATCTTGAGCAGATCAGGAAAGTAGGGGCGCACACAATTATCACTAGCTGTGCGGGTTGTTATACAACGCTTAAGAATAACTATCCCGAAGAACTTAAGGTCATAAGTCTCCCTGAATTCCTTGCCGAACATCTGGAAGATCTTAATTTGAAGAAACTTGACCTTACAGTTACTTATCACGATCCGTGCCATCTGGGCAGGCATAACAAGGTCTATGACGCTCCAAGGAAGGTTATCCAATCGATCTGTACTCTCAAGGAAATGAAAAACACTAAAGAAAACGCACGTTGCTGTGGTGGCGGAGGTGGAGTGCGGACAGGTTATCCTGACATTTCCCTTGAACTTGCAAGAAACAGGCTTAAAGACGTGCCGGAAGGTGTGGATTATATTGTTACCTCTTGCCCCCTCTGCGTAAGGAACCTCAGGGATGCAGGCGGGAATATCGAGGTTATAGATATTGTAGAACTCGTAGCAATGGCAATAGAGTAG
- a CDS encoding MFS transporter: MKTDETASESNILSGKERRLAMGVVLLGLFMSVLDTVIVSIALPDITAYFGNTISESQWVVTAYLITITAFLMIFGKLSAYTGLKKMFLGGIALFTISSLGCGIAPSLPILITFRIAQAIGGAMASSISMAIIYRINPPDTQGKAIGIMGATVAIASLAGPGIGGILIEAFNWRAIFYINIPIGIIGLFLGIPYLRITDRKEKGENIDWTGAISFAIGITSVMVLFDAIATKGMYSMEVLVSFTVMFSTFMFLKWNERRQINPMLDISVFREPMFLLPLLSMILFFAAVFILNITMPFYLEEVLEFTPLHVGMIMMITPVILVIGSPIIGWLYDRSLWQYFSVIGLLISFLALLVCAWAILSQKLSIIMLSIGLFATGYSFFQSPNNIEIMRGLQKDRAAIASSIANTGRYFGMAVGASFASFILSTKALPEININSLTLSSGVALVIAALLCVIAAWPSYIRNRNN, from the coding sequence TTGAAGACAGATGAGACTGCTTCGGAATCTAATATTTTAAGTGGAAAAGAGCGTAGGCTCGCTATGGGAGTTGTTCTGCTTGGACTTTTCATGTCCGTGCTGGATACTGTCATTGTAAGCATAGCACTGCCAGATATAACCGCTTACTTCGGGAACACGATCTCCGAATCACAATGGGTCGTAACTGCATATTTAATCACTATCACGGCATTTCTGATGATTTTTGGAAAGCTTTCTGCATACACGGGACTGAAAAAGATGTTCCTTGGAGGGATTGCTCTTTTTACAATCAGCTCTTTGGGTTGTGGTATAGCTCCTTCTCTTCCCATACTCATCACTTTCAGGATAGCTCAAGCAATTGGGGGCGCCATGGCAAGTTCTATCAGCATGGCCATTATATATAGGATTAACCCACCCGATACACAGGGAAAGGCAATAGGTATCATGGGTGCAACCGTAGCCATCGCAAGCCTTGCAGGTCCAGGTATTGGAGGTATATTAATCGAAGCTTTCAACTGGAGAGCCATTTTCTATATTAATATCCCGATAGGAATAATTGGACTCTTTTTAGGCATTCCCTATCTCAGAATAACAGATAGAAAGGAAAAAGGAGAGAACATAGATTGGACAGGAGCCATAAGCTTCGCAATTGGCATCACATCAGTTATGGTTCTGTTCGATGCAATCGCTACAAAAGGCATGTACTCTATGGAGGTTCTGGTATCTTTTACAGTAATGTTTTCAACATTCATGTTCCTGAAGTGGAATGAGAGACGACAGATAAATCCAATGCTTGATATTAGCGTTTTCCGTGAACCAATGTTTCTTCTGCCTCTCTTGAGCATGATCCTTTTCTTTGCTGCAGTTTTCATTCTGAACATAACCATGCCTTTCTATCTGGAGGAAGTTCTGGAATTTACCCCATTACATGTAGGAATGATTATGATGATCACTCCCGTTATCCTGGTGATTGGCTCTCCGATAATAGGATGGCTGTACGACCGTTCTCTATGGCAATACTTTTCAGTTATAGGACTATTAATATCCTTTTTAGCCCTGCTGGTATGTGCCTGGGCAATACTAAGTCAAAAATTGAGTATAATTATGCTCTCAATAGGTCTTTTTGCAACTGGTTACTCCTTTTTCCAGAGTCCCAATAATATTGAGATAATGCGAGGACTGCAAAAGGACAGAGCAGCTATCGCTTCAAGTATTGCAAATACAGGCAGGTACTTTGGAATGGCAGTCGGAGCATCTTTTGCATCTTTTATCCTTTCCACGAAGGCACTTCCTGAGATTAATATCAACAGCCTGACTTTATCCTCAGGAGTGGCATTGGTCATAGCTGCCCTACTATGTGTAATTGCTGCCTGGCCTTCATATATAAGGAACAGAAATAATTGA
- a CDS encoding class I SAM-dependent methyltransferase produces MVEQELNRTKTRILQWTFPEVEIVNTIKARMLNRKASSAKSKSEEIIKAFSLKIGQHIADVGSGGGYFSFLFARDVGREGKVYAIDTKKELLDFIRSNSDKNGFHNIIPVLAEDNRFPLMSKKLDLVFLRNVYHHLPNREVYFSDLVKSLSTGAKIAIIDYDGRGKWSFHRLFCHYVPKATIVNEMTGAGYHLVEDHAFLPEQSFLIFSVSKNENNQNQEEALL; encoded by the coding sequence ATGGTCGAACAGGAACTTAATCGAACAAAGACCCGAATTCTTCAATGGACGTTTCCAGAAGTTGAAATCGTGAACACTATAAAAGCCAGAATGTTAAATAGAAAGGCATCAAGTGCGAAGAGCAAATCCGAAGAAATAATAAAAGCTTTCTCCCTGAAAATTGGCCAGCACATTGCAGATGTTGGCTCGGGTGGAGGCTATTTTTCATTCCTTTTTGCCAGAGATGTCGGCAGGGAAGGAAAGGTATACGCTATCGATACAAAAAAAGAGCTTCTTGACTTTATAAGAAGCAATTCAGACAAGAACGGTTTCCATAACATTATACCAGTACTTGCTGAAGACAACAGGTTCCCTCTTATGAGTAAAAAACTGGATCTGGTCTTTCTGCGTAATGTATACCATCACCTTCCCAACAGGGAAGTTTATTTCAGTGATCTGGTCAAATCCCTGAGCACCGGAGCAAAGATAGCGATTATCGATTATGACGGTAGGGGTAAATGGAGCTTCCACAGACTCTTCTGCCACTATGTCCCAAAAGCGACAATAGTTAACGAAATGACTGGGGCAGGATACCACCTGGTAGAAGACCACGCATTCCTTCCAGAACAGAGCTTCCTGATATTTTCAGTAAGCAAGAATGAAAATAACCAAAATCAAGAGGAGGCTCTACTTTGA
- a CDS encoding winged helix-turn-helix domain-containing protein produces MPERKEMKSHELFSELSSESRLAILKALEKEPLKFTRLTTITDTTSPEAARQLNRLFKSSLICKDIEGYYSLTSFGKLVVSSIPNLEIIAQRSDFFLRHDTSSIPPQLLKEFDAFEGVEAVKGVFELVNKTTQLFEEIHEYAWYLTDSFPHYFIPRIEKKINEGVSFRVIYPENLGESLMSGFPERVLKSIDARSIDEVKIVINVSDRFGLLALPGPDGKIDRDDVLIGYDNRFKDWCKKVFEYYFKVHRTLVSP; encoded by the coding sequence TTGCCAGAACGTAAAGAAATGAAAAGTCACGAGCTTTTTTCCGAGCTGTCATCCGAGAGCAGGCTTGCTATACTAAAGGCTCTTGAGAAAGAACCGTTGAAATTCACCCGGCTGACAACTATAACAGACACTACATCTCCTGAAGCAGCGAGGCAATTGAACCGTCTGTTCAAAAGTAGTCTAATCTGTAAGGATATCGAAGGATATTATTCACTTACTTCTTTCGGAAAGTTGGTAGTATCGTCAATACCAAATCTGGAGATTATCGCTCAAAGGTCAGATTTTTTCCTGCGTCATGATACATCTTCCATACCTCCCCAACTTCTCAAGGAGTTTGATGCTTTTGAAGGAGTAGAAGCTGTCAAAGGAGTTTTTGAGCTGGTTAACAAAACGACACAACTTTTCGAAGAGATTCATGAATATGCCTGGTACCTTACTGATAGTTTTCCTCATTACTTCATACCTCGCATAGAAAAGAAGATCAACGAAGGAGTGAGTTTTCGTGTCATTTATCCAGAAAATCTTGGTGAAAGCCTCATGTCTGGTTTTCCAGAAAGAGTTCTGAAATCTATAGATGCCCGTTCTATAGATGAGGTTAAAATAGTCATTAATGTCAGTGACAGGTTCGGTCTACTTGCGTTGCCTGGGCCTGACGGAAAAATTGACCGTGACGATGTGCTTATCGGTTACGATAATAGATTCAAAGACTGGTGTAAAAAAGTTTTTGAATATTATTTTAAAGTCCACAGGACGCTAGTGAGTCCATAA
- a CDS encoding tetratricopeptide repeat protein codes for MSESPNRFHCLDADVWIEVPDRVIGVTGNCYVGRDYIPKNGKTRYDVRIFVKEVKMDQEHDTMINDNALKLSLHKSDDIDALIEKGVNLRNFGKYDEALQVFDKVTELEPLNAQAWHNKGIILGILKKYSEALQAFEKALKIEPEKNRRDSSDLRLRRARNKTSERDRDNDVEQ; via the coding sequence ATGTCCGAATCTCCTAACCGATTTCATTGCCTTGATGCCGATGTTTGGATTGAGGTTCCAGATAGGGTAATAGGCGTTACTGGTAATTGCTACGTTGGACGGGATTATATCCCTAAAAACGGTAAAACACGATATGATGTGAGGATCTTCGTTAAGGAAGTCAAAATGGATCAAGAGCATGATACAATGATTAACGACAATGCTCTCAAATTATCTCTACATAAGTCAGATGACATTGATGCTTTGATTGAGAAAGGTGTAAATCTGAGAAATTTCGGAAAATACGATGAAGCTCTTCAAGTGTTTGATAAAGTGACAGAACTCGAACCCTTAAATGCACAGGCATGGCACAATAAAGGAATTATTCTGGGAATACTTAAAAAGTACAGTGAAGCTCTGCAAGCATTTGAGAAAGCACTAAAAATCGAACCGGAGAAAAATCGTAGAGATTCTAGTGATCTTCGTCTTCGTCGTGCTCGTAATAAGACCTCTGAAAGGGATCGGGACAACGACGTAGAACAGTAA
- a CDS encoding DUF4145 domain-containing protein has translation MNLYIAPSFKLTAFSCPHCSAIAHQSWIDVYEYNEYSGNFGAIECIWLSQCENPNCGKRCIWINEKLVYPGLSTAPFPEDDMPSDVKEDFLEAREVVETSPRSAAALLRLALQKLMKHLGQEGKDINKDIGELVKKGLPVKIKLALDSLRVYGNEAVHPGEIDLKDDRETALKLFKLLNIIVHDMITQPREIEELFYRLPQSKLEGIKNRDNKLS, from the coding sequence ATGAATCTGTATATAGCCCCTTCATTTAAATTAACAGCTTTTTCATGTCCTCATTGTAGTGCCATTGCTCACCAGTCATGGATTGATGTTTATGAGTACAATGAGTATAGTGGTAATTTTGGAGCCATTGAATGTATATGGTTAAGTCAGTGTGAAAATCCTAACTGCGGTAAACGATGTATATGGATTAACGAAAAACTCGTGTATCCTGGCTTATCTACAGCTCCGTTTCCTGAAGATGACATGCCCTCAGATGTGAAAGAGGATTTCTTAGAAGCTAGAGAGGTAGTAGAAACATCTCCAAGATCGGCAGCAGCGTTGTTAAGGCTTGCATTACAAAAGCTTATGAAACATTTAGGACAAGAGGGAAAAGATATTAACAAGGATATTGGGGAGCTGGTAAAAAAAGGTTTACCAGTGAAGATTAAATTAGCACTTGATTCTTTACGAGTTTATGGAAATGAAGCGGTTCACCCAGGAGAAATTGACTTAAAAGATGACAGAGAAACTGCTTTAAAATTATTCAAATTGTTGAATATAATCGTACATGATATGATAACTCAGCCTAGAGAGATTGAAGAATTATTCTACCGCCTCCCGCAATCAAAACTGGAAGGAATCAAAAATAGAGATAACAAATTATCTTGA